A genomic segment from Diospyros lotus cultivar Yz01 chromosome 5, ASM1463336v1, whole genome shotgun sequence encodes:
- the LOC127801955 gene encoding uncharacterized protein LOC127801955 gives MCSTAPRYPICAKYPTLYPPECPKCSALSSSSGCQEYYYNLVEAVNNYTGSPVDEYSFGAGLRKFWEEWDLRILILYILYTQLYLLIFGRFRRRSKRKFLINLNVSLLYIFADLLAAIALGKLSKVKDEGTLNKEAVFPKFKPDEMCNPDKPESLLRGLWAPVILFYLGGPDTITLLYIEETQLWLKHLISLLTQGGRACFVLIETWTPSGLSVLSLFMWISGMIKYAERTWVIKSRARAISEGCLQPDDCTVMDFVGISPSSPNRKLELEKKTQLVVEGYICFQTLKPHIPGYHVLKRPLAKFIKEDTDPKDIFKQIEIELGFMYDVLFSKVGTIFTAWGFILRFITLSCVVCVLVGFFMVDKSSTKDLKDDVQITIILLLGAIFLEIVGLLLQLVSDWAVVWAWKHQSKLSSPVLCVHEHLISHSRWSKEVGQFSLLNYCTKYEATVFNGMVRAVCGWRKLLSINFSLPSRKANPTIKALIINQLRERSQKNSGQPSQKSSMKADERSLPNYGLEQALERVRDFGEAIVVWHLATDICYHSKDEEPTDESEAAKILSYYMMHLLLICPNTLPFCNTDGNFSTACTDIMEILKNQKLTLADACERLKEKPRKECKSITVKRAKDLASALMQKPNKERWEIISSIWVEMLCHAAKECELKYHAQELRHGGEFLTHVWLLLMHFGIYGDQERIIPPDLRSSAQEGIKGFNDVTQSTFFEGCELSSF, from the coding sequence ATGTGCAGCACAGCCCCAAGGTATCCCATATGTGCCAAGTATCCCACCCTGTATCCTCCCGAGTGTCCCAAGTGCTCagcattgtcttcttcttctggaTGTCAAGAATATTATTACAATCTTGTCGAGGCTGTAAACAACTATACGGGGTCTCCGGTTGATGAGTACAGCTTCGGTGCTGGACTACGGAAATTCTGGGAAGAATGGGACCTCAGGATTCTAATTCTATACATCCTCTATACTCAGTTGTACCTCCTCATTTTTGGACGCTTTAGGAGGAGATCGAAAAGGAAGTTCTTGATCAATCTGAATGTGTCGTTGCTGTATATTTTTGCTGACTTGTTGGCAGCTATTGCTCTCGGGAAGCTCTCCAAAGTCAAAGACGAAGGCACTCTTAATAAAGAAGcggtttttccaaaattcaagCCAGATGAAATGTGCAACCCTGATAAACCAGAAAGTTTGTTAAGGGGTTTATGGGCACCGGTTATCCTGTTCTATCTTGGAGGTCCAGACACAATAACTCTCTTATACATCGAAGAAACTCAGCTGTGGCTGAAACACCTAATATCGCTGTTAACACAAGGCGGAAGAGCATGTTTCGTTTTGATTGAGACCTGGACTCCTTCTGGACTCTCTGTTCTGAGTCTGTTCATGTGGATTTCTGGAATGATCAAGTATGCAGAGCGAACATGGGTTATCAAGTCAAGAGCCCGGGCAATCTCTGAAGGTTGTCTTCAACCAGATGATTGCACCGTTATGGATTTTGTTGGCATTAGTCCTTCTTCACCGAACAGGAAGCTTGAGCTCGAAAAAAAAACACAGCTCGTGGTTGAAGGTTATATCTGTTTCCAGACCTTGAAGCCTCATATTCCTGGCTATCATGTGCTCAAGAGGCCGCTAGCCAAATTCATCAAAGAGGATACAGATCCTAAGGACATTTTCAAACAGATTGAGATTGAGTTGGGGTTCATGTATGATGTGCTCTTCAGCAAGGTAGGTACAATTTTTACAGCATGGGGTTTCATTCTCCGGTTTATTACCTTATCTTGTGTAGTTTGTGTGTTGGTGGGATTCTTCATGGTTGACAAGTCTAGTACTAAAGATTTGAAAGATGATGTCCAAATCACCATCATTCTGCTACTTGGAGCCATTTTCTTGGAGATAGTTGGACTTCTTCTTCAACTTGTTTCAGACTGGGCAGTGGTTTGGGCATGGAAGCACCAGAGCAAGTTGTCAAGTCCAGTACTTTGTGTTCACGAACATCTAATCTCTCACAGCAGATGGTCTAAGGAAGTGGGACAATTTAGTTTACTGAACTATTGCACCAAATATGAGGCGACGGTGTTCAATGGAATGGTGCGGGCTGTGTGTGGCTGGAGGAAACTTCTAAGCATCAATTTCAGCTTGCCTTCGAGAAAAGCAAATCCGACTATAAAAGCATTAATCATCAATCAGCTTAGAGAGAGATCACAGAAGAATTCAGGACAACCTTCCCAGAAATCATCCATGAAAGCAGATGAGCGGAGCCTTCCTAACTACGGATTGGAGCAAGCGCTCGAGAGGGTCAGAGACTTTGGCGAAGCTATTGTTGTGTGGCACCTTGCCACAGACATCTGCTATCACTCTAAAGATGAAGAACCTACAGATGAGTCGGAAGCAGCCAAAATATTGTCATATTACATGATGCATCTTCTTCTCATATGTCCTAATACATTACCCTTCTGCAACACGGATGGCAACTTCTCGACGGCTTGTACCGATATAATGGAAATTCTTAAGAACCAGAAACTTACACTCGCTGATGCATGTGAGCGCCTGAAAGAGAAACCTCGCAAGGAATGCAAAAGTATCACAGTGAAACGTGCGAAAGATCTTGCCAGTGCGTTGATGCAGAAACCAAACAAGGAAAGATGGGAGATCATTAGCAGTATATGGGTGGAGATGCTGTGCCATGCCGCGAAGGAGTGTGAACTGAAATACCACGCCCAAGAGCTTAGACATGGCGGAGAATTTCTGACTCATGTGTGGCTGCTACTCATGCACTTTGGCATATATGGGGACCAAGAGAGAATTATACCTCCAGATTTAAGGTCCAGTGCGCAGGAAGGAATCAAAGGTTTCAACGATGTCACACAATCAACGTTCTTTGAGGGCTGTGAACTCAGTAGCTTTTAA
- the LOC127801957 gene encoding DNA-directed RNA polymerases II, IV and V subunit 8B-like isoform X1 yields the protein MVDILFDDIIKVDRLDPDGKKYDKVSRIEARSEEYGMEMQLDVHTEIYPVHVGEKYRMALAPSLNLDGTAVTSYFPEGGSKSLADKFEYVMHGLLYKMSEDASGSNAKVVVYMSFGGLQLMLKGDPVNMGNFKLDQRLFLLMRKM from the exons ATGGTAGATATTTTGtttgatgatattattaaagTTGACCGACTAGATCCAGATggtaaaaaatatgacaaag TTTCTCGGATTGAAGCAAGGAGTGAGGAGTATGGTATGGAGATGCAGCTAGATGTGCATACAGAAATATATCCAGTTCATGTTGGGGAAAAGTATAGGATGGCATTGGCTCCTTCTTTAAATTTGGATGGAACAGCTGTCACCAGCTATTTTCCCGAG GGTGGCTCAAAATCACTTGCTGACAAATTTGAGTATGTCATGCATGGGCTGTTATACAAGATGTCAGAGGATGCATCGGGATCTAATGCTAAAGT GGTTGTATACATGTCTTTTGGTGGACTCCAACTGATGCTGAAGGGTGATCCGGTCAACATGGGTAACTTTAAGCTTGATCAGAGGTTATTTCTGCTTATGAGAAAAATGTAA
- the LOC127801957 gene encoding DNA-directed RNA polymerases II, IV and V subunit 8B-like isoform X2, translated as MVKNMTKINASSVSRIEARSEEYGMEMQLDVHTEIYPVHVGEKYRMALAPSLNLDGTAVTSYFPEGGSKSLADKFEYVMHGLLYKMSEDASGSNAKVVVYMSFGGLQLMLKGDPVNMGNFKLDQRLFLLMRKM; from the exons ATggtaaaaaatatgacaaag ATAAATGCCTCTTCAGTTTCTCGGATTGAAGCAAGGAGTGAGGAGTATGGTATGGAGATGCAGCTAGATGTGCATACAGAAATATATCCAGTTCATGTTGGGGAAAAGTATAGGATGGCATTGGCTCCTTCTTTAAATTTGGATGGAACAGCTGTCACCAGCTATTTTCCCGAG GGTGGCTCAAAATCACTTGCTGACAAATTTGAGTATGTCATGCATGGGCTGTTATACAAGATGTCAGAGGATGCATCGGGATCTAATGCTAAAGT GGTTGTATACATGTCTTTTGGTGGACTCCAACTGATGCTGAAGGGTGATCCGGTCAACATGGGTAACTTTAAGCTTGATCAGAGGTTATTTCTGCTTATGAGAAAAATGTAA
- the LOC127801956 gene encoding BTB/POZ domain-containing protein At5g17580, whose amino-acid sequence MATRKLTESSSSSWLPKPTIFSTQIQIRIDGILFTVDRDLLAAKSAKFTALLEENPNEDASNLLRDIPAGPEAFELAVRFCHGVEVKLAAENVVPLTCLAYFLEMTETHSTNNLLKKALTYFEQRILPSWNQSVKALRASESVLQQAMSLGLIDACAETIITKVLANPTLLGEPTGGLNNDDESEDKENVHKKNARRQLFGFEQQLEDLVTLCLQLYKPLIQAMIQRRVPPEYTAASLCQYAKQWVFPCSKRRDGMSIHKRNSQREVIEAVERLLPYEIGIVPCTLFFEMLQSAILLEANSDCREGFEIRIGKQLDKATVKDLLIPSKGYAKEMEYDLECVRRILKNFYCNYKRSDMSGLITVAELVENFLAEVASDEDLKISNFLSLAEMSTSVSMGVQRSSDGIYRAIDIYLDKHSHLTESEKEEVCGVLDCNKMSPEACQHAVQNDRLPLRVVVQLLFVGQLQLRDTITKEVQDSDDRLRKLEAEEEEEMARVSSWEEEGRTEMQKMGSKVMELEKECYMMRKEIQSESCSKVKKQKGGMWRDVKRKFGCMSGMRDCDCHIKKKKVHSGQ is encoded by the exons ATGGCCACAAGAAAGTTAAcggaatcatcatcatcatcctg GTTGCCAAAACCTACAATATTCTCAACACAAATCCAAATCCGAATTGACGGCATCCTCTTCACTGTTGACAGG GACCTTTTGGCAGCAAAATCAGCCAAATTTACCGCGTTACTTGAAGAGAATCCCAATGAAGATGCCTCTAATTTACTAAGAGACATACCTGCTGGTCCAGAAGCTTTTGAGCTTGCTGTGAGATTCTGTCATGGTGTTGAAGTGAAGCTGGCAGCTGAAAATGTTGTACCTCTCACCTGTCTTGCTTACTTTCTTGAGATGACCGAAACTCACAGCACCAATAACCTACTGAAGAAAGCTCTAACCTATTTTGAGCAGAGAATCCTTCCTAGCTGGAATCAATCGGTTAAGGCCCTCAGGGCCTCAGAAAGTGTTCTTCAACAGGCAATGAGTCTTGGCCTGATCGATGCCTGTGCTGAGACCATCATCACGAAGGTGCTGGCTAATCCCACCCTTCTTGGGGAACCAACAGGGGGTTTGAACAATGATGATGAGAGCGAGGACAAGGAAAACGTGCATAAGAAAAATGCGAGGAGGCAGCTTTTTGGCTTTGAACAGCAGCTGGAGGATTTGGTCACATTGTGCCTGCAGCTTTACAAGCCACTCATTCAGGCAATGATTCAGCGACGAGTCCCTCCAGAGTATACTGCAGCATCTCTGTGTCAATATGCAAAGCAATGGGTTTTTCCCTGCAGCAAAAGAAGGGATGGAATGTCAATTCACAAGAGGAACTCCCAAAGAGAAGTGATTGAAGCAGTGGAAAGACTTTTGCCTTATGAGATAGGAATCGTACCTTGCACACTCTTCTTTGAAATGCTGCAGTCTGCAATATTGCTGGAAGCCAACTCCGATTGTAGAGAAGGATTCGAGATTCGAATCGGGAAACAACTTGACAAGGCTACAGTCAAAGATCTGTTGATCCCTTCAAAAGGGTATGCTAAAGAGATGGAATATGACCTGGAATGCGTGAGAAGGATTTTGAAGAACTTTTACTGCAACTACAAACGCTCAGACATGTCTGGGCTAATTACAGTGGCAGAGCTTGTGGAAAATTTCTTGGCAGAGGTTGCGAGTGATGAGGATCTGAAGATAAGCAATTTTTTATCGCTCGCAGAGATGTCGACTTCGGTATCCATGGGAGTACAAAGAAGCTCTGACGGAATATACAGAGCCATTGACATCTACTTAGATAAGCACAGTCATTTGACAGAATCAGAGAAAGAAGAGGTATGCGGAGTACTGGATTGCAATAAGATGTCCCCGGAAGCTTGCCAGCATGCCGTGCAAAATGACCGGCTGCCACTGCGAGTGGTGGTGCAGCTGCTCTTTGTGGGGCAGCTGCAGCTGAGAGACACCATTACAAAGGAGGTGCAGGATTCAGATGATAGATTGAGAAAGTTGGAggcagaggaagaggaagagatggCAAGGGTGAGCAGTTGGGAAGAAGAAGGGCGAACAGAGATGCAGAAAATGGGCAGCAAGGTAATGGAGTTGGAGAAAGAATGCTACATGATGAGGAAAGAGATCCAGAGTGAAAGCTGCAGCAAAGTGAAGAAGCAGAAAGGTGGGATGTGGAGAGATGTGAAGAGGAAATTTGGGTGCATGAGTGGTATGCGTGATTGTGATTGCCatatcaagaagaagaaggtacaTTCAGGGCAGTGA